From a single Loxodonta africana isolate mLoxAfr1 chromosome 9, mLoxAfr1.hap2, whole genome shotgun sequence genomic region:
- the HDHD3 gene encoding haloacid dehalogenase-like hydrolase domain-containing protein 3 — MAPRLQIRLITWDVKDTLLKLRHPVGEEYATKARAHGLEVEATALGQAFRQAYQAQSQSFPNYGLSQGLTSRQWWLDVVLQTFRLAGVRDAQAVVPIANQLYEDFSNPCTWQVLEGARATLTGCRKRGLKLAVISNFDRRLEDILVGLGLREHFDFVLTSEAAGWPKPDPRIFHKALQLAHMEPAVAAHIGDSYHRDYQGAQAIGMQSFLLTGPEPLDPVVKNSIPEGHILPSLSHLLPALDHLKGLSQGL; from the coding sequence ATGGCACCCCGACTGCAGATACGGCTGATAACGTGGGACGTGAAAGACACACTGCTCAAGCTTCGCCACCCCGTGGGGGAGGAGTATGCTACCAAGGCCCGGGCCCATGGGCTAGAGGTGGAGGCCACAGCCCTGGGGCAAGCCTTCAGGCAGGCATACCAGGCTCAGAGCCAAAGCTTCCCCAACTATGGCCTGAGCCAGGGCCTTACCTCCCGCCAGTGGTGGCTGGATGTGGTCCTGCAGACCTTCCGCCTGGCAGGTGTTCGGGATGCACAGGCTGTGGTTCCCATTGCTAACCAGCTATATGAAGACTTTAGCAACCCCTGCACCTGGCAAGTGTTGGAGGGGGCCAGGGCCACCCTGACAGGGTGCCGCAAGCGAGGTCTGAAGCTGGCCGTGATCTCCAACTTCGACCGGCGGTTAGAGGATATCCTGGTGGGTCTTGGCCTACGGGAACATTTCGACTTTGTGCTGACCTCTGAGGCTGCAGGCTGGCCCAAACCAGACCCCCGCATTTTCCATAAGGCTTTGCAGCTTGCTCACATGGAACCGGCAGTGGCAGCCCATATTGGGGATAGTTACCACCGTGATTACCAGGGTGCCCAGGCTATAGGCATGCAGAGTTTCCTTCTGACTGGCCCGGAGCCTCTGGACCCCGTGGTCAAGAATTCTATACCTGAAGGACACATTCTCCCTTCGTTGTCCCATCTCTTGCCTGCCCTTGACCACCTAAAAGGCTTGTCCCAGGGGCTTTGA